The window AGCCCAACAACCTGCCGTCCCGTTCGTCCTTAGCGACAAGCATCGGCCTGTCAGGGACATTGACCGGATACCTCTCAGGCAGAAGCGGGTCGGTCCATGCCGCGATCTCTTCATCAGAATAGGATGGAGCGCAAAGCCCTCGAATCGAGGCGCGATGGAGTTCGAGAATAGCAGTCCGATCGCCGTCGGTCGCTGACGTGATCTTCATTTTACCATCCTCCTCCTGGATGGATTATAGCCCTGACAACGCAAGCGGATCGTCGATGCGAAGGGGCTCGTTCGCTCGGAACGGCTCCCCGTATTTCACGCCGATTAGTGTGCCAAAGAAGCTCGCTCGTGCTTCCATCATGTGCCAGCCCAAATTGCCCGAGATGTAAGTGGCTGGTCCCTTGTACGCAGAATTCTGAAGCTGCGATTTGAAGGCTCGGAGCGACTCCATCTTCTGCTCGAAGACGTCGGTAATATCTACGATGAACGACGGCTCCTCCGGCCAACGATCGCGGCTGCCGATGAAGTAGAACAGCCGCTTCGGTTTGAAACGCTCCTGCCCTGTGTCGTACTTCAGGACATTGGATTGGAAGAACCCGAACTTCACGGCCTGCGAAACCGCATTGTGATCCGGATGATGATCGCCGGGCTCGTGTGTGAAAACCAACGTCGGGCGGTGCACGCGGAGCGCCTCCACAACGCGCCGAGTCGCCGCGGGGATATCCTCTGCAATGCGCCCGTCCGGCAGGTTCAGATTGATGCGCGTCACACCAAGAATCTCCGCGGCGGTCCTCGCCTCCTCATCACGCTCTTCCGGAGTCCCACGTGTTCCCATCTCGCCGCGTGTCGCATCCGCGATCACGACCTTCTTCCCATCGGCTGCCATGCGGGCAACCAATCCCCCACCCAGGATTTCCACATCGTCCGGGTGAGCCCCGATGAACATTGCATCAACCATTCGATTCACTTCCCTCCGCATTGAAATTGCATCCAGTCTGTTCGTATTCGACTGGCTCTGTAATAGTCGGATTGTCCCCGTTCAGCGGACAGTCCGGATCACGCTGCAGTCTCACTTCTCGAAACTTCATCGCCAGCGCATCGAAGACAATCAATCGCCCAAAAAGCGGCTCGCCGATTCCGACGATTAATTTGATCACTTCCGTCGCTTGCAGACTTCCAATGACGCCAGGGACCGAGCCAAAGATCCCGGCCTCCTGGCAACTTGGAATCAGCCCCGGCGGAGGCGGTTCCTGAAACAGGCAGCGGTAGCAGGGTGAAGTCGGCGCGCCATCGTTGGGAAACACGGTAACCTGCCCCTCGAAGCGGAACATCGCGCCGGAGACGAGTGGCTTGCGAAGCAAATACGCCGCGTCCGCCACCAGGAATCGCGTCGGGAAGTTATCGCTTCCCTCGACGATGACATCGGCATTCGAGAGGCGCTCCATTACGGTCGCCTTTGTGAGGCGCTCCGCATGCGTGATAACCTGAACATCCGGGTTAATGTCCGCGATGGCCTGACGAGCCGATTCGACCTTCAACTCATCGATTCGCGAGGTCGTGTGGATGATCTGGCGCTGAAGGTTCGACAGATCCACCCGATCGTCGTCGATCACCTCAATAGTACCAACGCCTGCGGCTGCCAGGTACATGAGGATCGGACTGCCAAGTCCACCGGCGCCAACGATGAAGACGCGTGCATCGCGCAGTTTCCACTGTCCCTTGCCGCCAACCTGGGGCAGGACGATGTGGCGCGCATAGCGCTCCATCTGCTCGTTCGTGAAGCGTCGCCCGGCCGATGCCATCAGTCCTCCCCCCGCTCGATCAGTAGCCGCCAGATTGCATCGCCCAGCGGCTTGCGCTCCAGCACCGTGTGTCCCTCATCCTTCACCGAACGCGCCACATTCTCCAGCGGCTCGCCCTCGCGCACGAAGACCTCGAGCAAGTCACCCGGCTCCAACTCCTCCAGTTCCAGTTTCGTTTTCACGAACGTCATCGGACAGATCTCAAGCCGAATGTCCAGGCTGGCGGCGATGTTGTCTTTGCTGCTCATGGGCCTTGTCCTTTGCTGGTTCCCGCGGATGATCGTGCAACCGACTCCAGGCGGAGTCCACGGCAATTCCGCGTGACAACTGTTCCATTCGTCGCTAGGCTTAAGGGTGAATAGAGGGAATGAGCGATGTTTCTTCGCCGAAAAACTCCACGCGGATTCGTACTGCTCTCGATGCTGATGGCCCTGGCGATCGTCGGGATCCTATCCGGCATGTACATGGGCGGGGGGCCGGGAGGCGCTCCGGGTGCCAAGCCCTGGCCGGTTCAGCGTATCGATCGCGCAAAGAGCGCCGTCTGTGCCGCAAATCGCCGCACCGCAATGTCTCGAGTCGTAGAAGCCCAGATCAACAGCGGCACAACCCGTCTGTCAGTGCCCGAAATGCAACGCGTGATGGGCAGCATCCCCGCCTGCCCGGGCGGTGGACGCTACTATACGATCGGTGGAGACGTCTTCTGCACGCTCCACTCCGATACGCCGAAGTTCGGAGAATTGCTCGGGCTGTATTAGGGCAGCGCCTCTTCCTGGTCGCCCAGACGATTCAGATGAAGATACGCGTCCGTCCCGTAACCTTCCATTGAGATCACCTGCAAGTCCCCCCCGAAGTACCGCGCATACAGGCGACTGATCGGCAGACCGTATCCATAGCCCGCCATCGGGTCGAAGTCGGTCTGGTACATGGCATTCTCAGGTGGCGGGGTGGCTGTCGTGTAAAGGTACGTCCAGATGCGGGGCATGCCGCTGCGAGGGATGCCGCCGCCTTCGTCGGAGATCTTGATGGCAATGTCTTCCTGCCCGTCGGCGATAATGACCTTGATTTCGGGGAAGTCCTCCTCGCTGTGGGTTTCCACAACGGCTCGCATGGAGTTCTTCAGCAATTCAAACAGCATGTGGTGCAAGTGAGACACGACATACGTGAATCGCAGATCGGTCCTTCCATAGATACCGACCGGAGGCGCCACACCGTAGCTGCGCACGCAAACGTCGCGAGCATGCGCCACGGCATCGCGAGCAATCTCGGCCGGTCGGCAATTGGCGCAAACGATCCCAACCCAATCGCAGTCCATCTGCGCCTGGTGAAGGGCAACGTGCTGTCCGATCAGCATACGAATGCCGATACGCGAGATGTAGAATCGATCGAGGAATGCCGGCAGTTGATCGCCCAGTTCCTTCGTCCCGAGCTTGCGCTGAAGCTCATGAATGCCCTGCGCCATTGTGGAGACGACCGTGTTGTGCCGGTTCTTGATGCGCTCGATCAGATCGGAGAACGCCTCGTCATCCTCTGGTGCGCTCGGATGCGGGAAGTCCAGCAGGTCGATGAACGTCTCAACGTACCACTCGTGGATGCGCTTGACCGAAGGCATATCGGACAGGCCGTAAGGCGCTGTCTCCAGTTCCTTGATGCGCTTCGCGATCCGGATCGGCAGTTCCGTGTGGAGATACTGAGCGGACGTCAGCAGGACCTTCGGCGAGGGATCCGCGCCGAAGTCGAAGAGCTGCTTGATGGTGAGCCGGGTCTCTTTTCGCCGCGCATAGATTGTAATCTCGTCGGCGAGCTTTTTGGTCATCTCAATGGGCATTGGCGTCTCACGGCCTCCTGGGTTCAGCCGGGAAAACGATGCCGTCAGCCCTCCACGCTGTCAACGATGTAGAGCATTCTCATCGCCCGAGTTCCGCGCGGCCTCAAAACCAGCCCTTCTTCTTGAAGAACAGAGCCAGCCCCCCAGCAACGGCCACCATGATGCCCATTAACACAGGATAGCTGTACTTCCAGGCCAGCTCCGGCATGTACTGGAAGTTCATTCCGTAAATGCCCGTCAGCAGGGTCAGCGGCATGAAAATCGTCGCGATCACCGTCAGGGTCTTCATGACGTTGTTCATGCGATTGCTGACGCTGGACAAATAGAGGTCCATCAGGACAGAGAGTACATCGCGGAAGGTCTCGACCGCGTCGATTACCTGAATCGAGTGATCGTAGAGATCGCGTAGATACAGGCGCGTCTCCTTCTTGATCAGTTTACTCTCGCCGCGTTCAAGTCCAGAGATCACCTCGCGCAGCGGCCAGACCGACTTCCGCATCAGGATCATCTCGCCCTTCAGCCGTTGGATCGCTCGAACCGTCTCTGGACGGGGCTGCCTCAGAACAAGCAATTCGAGGTCTTCGGTCACTTCGCCGAAGCGTTCGAGAATCACGAAATAGTGGTCTACGATCGCGTCCATCAGGGCGTATTTGAGGTAATCCACGCCGTTCTTGCGCAGCTTCCCGCGCCCCAGGCGTAGGCGTTCTCGAACCGAATCGAAGACATCGCCGGGGGCTTCCTGAAAAGACACGACCAGATTGTCAAACAGCAGCAGGCTAATCTGCTCGCTCTCGACTGCCTGGTGCTCGTCATTGAACTGCAACATTCGCAGAACGACGTACAGATAGCGCTCGTGGTCCTCCATCTTCGGGCGCTGTTCCGTGTGCATGATGTCCTCGAGAACCAGCGAGTGCACTTCCAGCTTCTGCCCGATCGATTCGATCACTGCAGGATCGTGAACGCCGACGACATTGACCCAGCGGCTCTTCCCCTTCTCCGGAAAGACGATGGCATCTTCCAACGAAACATCGTCGCGTTCCTCGATGGCCTCGGCGGCAAAATCGAAAACATC of the bacterium genome contains:
- the corA gene encoding magnesium/cobalt transporter CorA, giving the protein MNVGLNTAQEIASKGTRAVKSALKLGITAPTTVRRLISPVSKKAGLPPGSLVHVGPENKEPIRIDVFDFAAEAIEERDDVSLEDAIVFPEKGKSRWVNVVGVHDPAVIESIGQKLEVHSLVLEDIMHTEQRPKMEDHERYLYVVLRMLQFNDEHQAVESEQISLLLFDNLVVSFQEAPGDVFDSVRERLRLGRGKLRKNGVDYLKYALMDAIVDHYFVILERFGEVTEDLELLVLRQPRPETVRAIQRLKGEMILMRKSVWPLREVISGLERGESKLIKKETRLYLRDLYDHSIQVIDAVETFRDVLSVLMDLYLSSVSNRMNNVMKTLTVIATIFMPLTLLTGIYGMNFQYMPELAWKYSYPVLMGIMVAVAGGLALFFKKKGWF
- a CDS encoding pyruvate dehydrogenase kinase, with amino-acid sequence MPIEMTKKLADEITIYARRKETRLTIKQLFDFGADPSPKVLLTSAQYLHTELPIRIAKRIKELETAPYGLSDMPSVKRIHEWYVETFIDLLDFPHPSAPEDDEAFSDLIERIKNRHNTVVSTMAQGIHELQRKLGTKELGDQLPAFLDRFYISRIGIRMLIGQHVALHQAQMDCDWVGIVCANCRPAEIARDAVAHARDVCVRSYGVAPPVGIYGRTDLRFTYVVSHLHHMLFELLKNSMRAVVETHSEEDFPEIKVIIADGQEDIAIKISDEGGGIPRSGMPRIWTYLYTTATPPPENAMYQTDFDPMAGYGYGLPISRLYARYFGGDLQVISMEGYGTDAYLHLNRLGDQEEALP
- the moeB gene encoding molybdopterin-synthase adenylyltransferase MoeB, with protein sequence MASAGRRFTNEQMERYARHIVLPQVGGKGQWKLRDARVFIVGAGGLGSPILMYLAAAGVGTIEVIDDDRVDLSNLQRQIIHTTSRIDELKVESARQAIADINPDVQVITHAERLTKATVMERLSNADVIVEGSDNFPTRFLVADAAYLLRKPLVSGAMFRFEGQVTVFPNDGAPTSPCYRCLFQEPPPPGLIPSCQEAGIFGSVPGVIGSLQATEVIKLIVGIGEPLFGRLIVFDALAMKFREVRLQRDPDCPLNGDNPTITEPVEYEQTGCNFNAEGSESNG
- the bshB1 gene encoding bacillithiol biosynthesis deacetylase BshB1; translated protein: MVDAMFIGAHPDDVEILGGGLVARMAADGKKVVIADATRGEMGTRGTPEERDEEARTAAEILGVTRINLNLPDGRIAEDIPAATRRVVEALRVHRPTLVFTHEPGDHHPDHNAVSQAVKFGFFQSNVLKYDTGQERFKPKRLFYFIGSRDRWPEEPSFIVDITDVFEQKMESLRAFKSQLQNSAYKGPATYISGNLGWHMMEARASFFGTLIGVKYGEPFRANEPLRIDDPLALSGL
- a CDS encoding sulfurtransferase TusA family protein, which gives rise to MSSKDNIAASLDIRLEICPMTFVKTKLELEELEPGDLLEVFVREGEPLENVARSVKDEGHTVLERKPLGDAIWRLLIERGED